From Trichoderma atroviride chromosome 1, complete sequence, one genomic window encodes:
- a CDS encoding uncharacterized protein (EggNog:ENOG41): MPIYSQLYSNFIRQGSTFAKSVTAHGYAQSVVAATHPHVLNSQNRPVFRRQSNRPSRVSNFPLYSAFHSERLSSGLPADHHHVSNHGGLDAYFEALQKKEVIGEEEDKEWTQFDFQKRIEWKPNASSVLAGENAAEAGVEAAAAEQSASAEAAHDDAEPQHLMSAEEEAALAHIDAALEQEIEARNFQAAVEKAVAEGITSVSVPHSRARTPALVEPTQEVASAQGQSQSYADHLLKLSEAARYAEIPAVFEAMLATGVQPIASAYNALLLAAIHIPSQRSEVVSKALDVYADMMRRRVSPDSETFNILVSLLSSRSLEVSEMKAVLEEKRLRFGGMDEPGKFMFASHELEHAILCEDERLDLAVKLFDMSFDAGKASYSAETYRQLISACAQVGRVSDMLRFYEHMELSELVPSADVFPTMITAYAKSGNLISAVECYNEYRNLAISHDAGSSALNDRLDAQVYASVLNAYVISDKIEGAMKFFKKIVSEYGTSVADMKDALVDLGFIKGFITRGVFQEALQWAQSLDASVRDQAMIHIATVAADGNDATTAVEAYGNIHVANLQDLATPSIALLAMSVRLGDVASASKYWFALSNPEMRATAAFIEPTTMYAVSLIGSGQVAEGLAQSEMMFQRIRAVAESEARPQLVEEIDEGVDFIARYMESRGIVDPRELASQMSTVPSQVHSISPFQSTPTVSSYEDNYDPYASNTDFKGSSLIADDLEGNHGRKGPRLHEALNRFKNIRRAGRHPRYITYAKLISAAARENKMDLCQEILSMARTDVPPVAHNAVVRYGWSSILDAMLGACLTLGNRGRAEQYHQELLEMGATPSANTFGLYITTLKDSTKTFDEASEAVRIFLRAKAEGVEPSSFLYNALIGKLGKARRIDDCLFYFAEMRALGIKPTSVTYGTIVNALCRVSDEKFAEELFDEMEAMPNYKARPAPYNSMMQFFLTTKRDKSKVLAYYDRMTIKGIAPTSHTYKLLIDTHATLETVDMEAAEQVLETMRAAGQRPESVHYASLIHARGCVLHDMEGARRVFDSVVMDNLVPVNASIYQALFEAMVANHQVAETEPILAQMRSRRVELTPYIANTLIHGWAAEKKIDKAQAIYDAVIREKREPSTYEAMTRAFLAVEQREEAKAVVGEMLTRGYPSAVVNKVLELLGGGQDTGTAE, from the coding sequence ATGCCCATCTACTCACAACTGTACTCGAATTTTATCCGTCAAGGATCTACATTCGCCAAATCCGTTACCGCCCACGGCTACGCGCAATCCGTCGTAGCTGCTACTCACCCTCACGTCCTCAACTCCCAGAACCGCCCCGTCTTCAGACGACAGTCGAACCGGCCCAGTCGTGTCTCCAACTTCCCTCTCTATTCTGCCTTCCACAGCGAAAGACTATCGTCTGGATTACCAGCCGATCACCACCATGTCTCGAATCACGGAGGTCTAGATGCCTACTTTGAGGCTCTCCAAAAGAAGGAGGTCAttggggaggaagaggacaaggaaTGGACGCAGTTTGATTTCCAGAAGCGCATTGAGTGGAAGCCCAATGCGTCATCAGTTCTCGCTGGTGAGAATGCGGCCGAGGCCGGCGTAGAGGCCGCGGCTGCTGAGCAGAGCGCTTCAGCCGAGGCCGCTCACGATGATGCCGAACCGCAACATCTGATgtcggcggaggaggaggcggctcTTGCTCACATCGACGCGGCGCTCGAACAGGAAATCGAGGCTCGAAATTTCCAAGCAGCTGTCGAAAAAGCAGTTGCTGAGGGAATCACCTCTGTGTCTGTACCTCATTCTCGTGCCCGTACGCCTGCACTTGTCGAGCCAACACAAGAAGTAGCTTCTGCTCAGGGCCAGTCTCAGTCATATGCCGACCACCTTCTGAAGCTGTCAGAAGCTGCCCGGTATGCTGAGATCCCGGCTGTGTTCGAGGCCATGCTGGCCACCGGCGTGCAGCCCATTGCCAGTGCTTAcaatgctctgctgctggccgcgATTCATATCCCAAGCCAGAGAAGCGAGGTTGTCTCCAAGGCTCTGGATGTCTATGCTGACATGATGCGCCGAAGGGTGTCTCCCGACAGCGAGACATTCAACATTCTTGTCAGTCTGctttcttctcgctctttgGAGGTTTCAGAAATGAAGGCTGTTCTTGAAGAGAAGCGCTTGCGATTTGGTGGAATGGATGAGCCCGGCAAGTTCATGTTTGCGTCCCACGAGCTAGAGCATGCCATCTTGTGCGAGGATGAGCGCCTCGACCTGGCTGTTAAGCTGTTCGACATGTCCTTTGATGCTGGCAAGGCCTCTTACTCAGCCGAGACGTACCGACAGTTGATTTCGGCTTGCGCCCAGGTTGGCCGCGTATCAGATATGCTGCGATTTTATGAGCACATGGAGCTCAGCGAGCTCGTCCCCTCTGCCGACGTCTTCCCCACGATGATCACTGCTTACGCCAAGTCTGGTAACCTCATCAGCGCTGTTGAATGCTACAACGAGTATCGAAACTTGGCCATCTCTCACGATGCTGGGAGCTCGGCTCTCAACGATCGACTTGACGCTCAGGTGTACGCCTCTGTCCTCAATGCCTATGTCATCTCCGACAAGATTGAAGGCGCAATGAAGTTtttcaagaagattgtcagCGAATACGGCACCTCTGTCGCAGATATGAAGGATGCCCTGGTCGATCTTGGATTCATCAAGGGGTTCATCACGCGAGGTGTCTTCCAAGAGGCCCTTCAGTGGGCTCAGTCTCTCGATGCTAGCGTTCGGGATCAGGCCATGATCCACATTGCCACCGTTGCTGCCGATGGCAACGATGCTACCACGGCAGTCGAGGCGTATGGCAACATCCACGTCGCCAATCTCCAGGACCTTGCTACGCCTTCAATTGCACTGCTTGCCATGAGCGTGCGATTGGGCGATGTTGCTTCGGCCTCCAAGTATTGGTTTGCCCTCTCCAACCCTGAGATGCGTGCCACAGCTGCCTTTATCGAACCAACGACCATGTATGCCGTTTCTCTCATTGGTTCCGGCCAGGTCGCAGAAGGTTTGGCACAGTCCGAGATGATGTTCCAGAGAATCCGAGCTGTTGCCGAATCCGAAGCCCGTCCTCAACTTGTCGAAGAGATTGACGAGGGTGTTGATTTCATCGCTCGCTATATGGAATCTCGTGGCATTGTCGATCCCCGCGAGCTGGCCTCTCAGATGTCGACGGTTCCCTCCCAGGTTCACAGCATTTCTCCGTTCCAATCTACCCCGACTGTCTCCAGCTATGAAGATAATTACGATCCATACGCAAGCAACACTGATTTCAAGGGTTCGTCCTTGATCGCCGATGACTTGGAGGGCAACCATGGTCGCAAGGGTCCTCGTCTCCACGAAGCTCTCAACCGATTCAAGAACATTCGCCGCGCCGGAAGACACCCCCGATATATCACGTACGCCAAGCTGATCTCTGCCGCCGCTCGCGAGAACAAGATGGATCTCTGCCAAGAAATTCTTTCAATGGCTCGTACTGATGTTCCCCCGGTTGCTCACAATGCCGTCGTTCGCTATGGCTGGTCTTCTATTCTGGACGCCATGCTTGGTGCTTGCCTGACCTTGGGTAACCGCGGACGGGCTGAGCAGTACCACCAAGAGCTGCTTGAGATGGGCGCCACACCTTCTGCCAACACTTTTGGATTGTACATTACCACCTTGAAGGACTCCACCAAGACATTCGACGAGGCCTCAGAGGCCGTCCGAATCTTCCTTCGCGCCAAGGCTGAGGGTGTTGAGCCAAGCTCTTTCCTGTACAACGCACTCATCGGTAAGCTGGGCAAGGCTCGTCGTATCGATGACTGCCTTTTCTACTTTGCTGAGATGAGGGCGCTGGGTATCAAGCCCACCTCTGTTACCTATGGCACCATTGTCAACGCCCTGTGCCGTGTTAGCGATGAGAAATTTGCAGAGGAGCTCTTTGATGAAATGGAGGCCATGCCCAACTACAAAGCTAGACCGGCACCGTACAACAGCATGATGCAATTCTTCCTGACGACGAAGCGTGACAAGTCCAAAGTCCTTGCCTATTACGACCGCATGACGATCAAGGGCATCGCCCCCACCTCTCACACCTATAAGCTACTCATCGATACCCACGCTACTCTGGAGACAGTCGACATGGAGGCCGCTGAACAGGTTCTCGAAACGATGCGCGCGGCTGGTCAGCGACCCGAGTCAGTGCACTATGCTTCGCTCATCCACGCCAGAGGTTGCGTCCTGCACGACATGGAAGGCGCGCGAAGAGTGTTTGATTCGGTCGTGATGGATAACCTGGTTCCCGTCAACGCTAGCATTTACCAAGCCTTGTTTGAGGCCATGGTTGCTAACCACCAGGTTGCCGAGACAGAGCCAATTCTAGCCCAGATGCGAAGCAGGCGGGTGGAGCTCACTCCCTACATTGCCAATACCTTGATCCACGGCTGGgctgcagagaagaagattgacaaGGCCCAGGCAATCTACGACGCTGTGATTCGTGAGAAGCGCGAGCCCAGCACGTATGAAGCCATGACCCGAGCTTTCCTTGCCGTtgagcagagagaagaagccaaggctgttgtTGGAGAGATGCTCACTCGCGGATACCCCAGCGCAGTCGTCAACAAGGTTCTAGAGCTGCTCGGCGGAGGCCAAGACACTGGCACCGCAGAGTAA